Proteins encoded by one window of Alphaproteobacteria bacterium:
- a CDS encoding Ldh family oxidoreductase: MPLIQADRLRTIAARLLEGAGAPASEAATVARHVINANLVGHDSHGIIQIPSYINRVEVKHIIPGAPIDIIQESDTTTVIDGHWGFGYVVNEFAMKKTIEKGRKQNVAATTVFRQGHVGRAASYPIMAAEEGFIAMMTADSGRSPKAVAPFGGREARLGTNPIAIAMPSNLPGPVFIDMATSAAANGKIKLAEARGQSIPEGWVLTKDGEQTTDPGDLSKGGVLLPLGGLVGYKGTGLAAMVEIFSGLLTGLGFGVEPTGRHNDGCFMAVFKVEAFRPLDTFKQEVTEFARYLNETPTQKGFDKVYYPGEMEYLTEQKRSVDGIDVEDATWKKLGDLAENFGCAKELDL, translated from the coding sequence ATGCCGTTAATTCAAGCCGACCGACTGAGGACCATCGCCGCCAGACTGCTGGAAGGGGCCGGCGCCCCGGCGAGCGAAGCCGCCACGGTGGCCCGCCATGTCATCAACGCCAACCTGGTCGGCCATGATTCGCACGGCATCATCCAGATCCCGTCCTATATCAACCGGGTCGAGGTGAAGCACATCATCCCCGGCGCGCCCATCGACATCATCCAGGAAAGCGACACCACGACCGTGATCGACGGCCATTGGGGCTTCGGCTATGTGGTCAACGAATTCGCAATGAAGAAGACCATCGAGAAGGGCCGCAAACAGAACGTCGCCGCGACCACCGTGTTCCGCCAGGGCCATGTGGGCCGCGCCGCCTCCTACCCGATCATGGCGGCGGAGGAAGGCTTCATCGCCATGATGACGGCGGATTCCGGGCGTTCACCCAAGGCCGTGGCGCCGTTCGGCGGGCGCGAGGCGCGGCTGGGCACCAACCCGATCGCCATCGCCATGCCCTCCAACTTGCCGGGGCCGGTCTTCATCGACATGGCGACCTCGGCCGCCGCGAACGGCAAGATCAAGCTCGCCGAGGCGCGCGGCCAGTCGATTCCCGAAGGCTGGGTGCTGACCAAGGACGGCGAACAGACGACCGACCCGGGCGACCTCAGCAAGGGCGGCGTGCTGCTGCCGCTGGGCGGGCTGGTCGGCTACAAGGGCACGGGGCTGGCCGCGATGGTCGAAATCTTCTCCGGGCTGCTGACCGGGCTGGGCTTCGGCGTGGAACCGACCGGACGGCACAATGACGGCTGCTTCATGGCCGTGTTCAAGGTCGAGGCCTTCCGCCCGCTGGACACCTTCAAGCAGGAAGTCACCGAATTCGCCCGGTACCTGAACGAAACCCCGACCCAGAAGGGATTCGACAAGGTCTATTACCCCGGCGAGATGGAATACCTCACCGAACAGAAGCGCAGCGTCGACGGTATCGATGTCGAGGACGCGACCTGGAAGAAGCTGGGCGACCTGGCGGAGAATTTCGGCTGCGCCAAAGAACTGGACCTGTAA